The following coding sequences lie in one Psychrobacter arenosus genomic window:
- the rplI gene encoding 50S ribosomal protein L9 → MQVILLQRIVNLGKLGETVDVKPGYGRNFLIPQGKALPATAANIEKFEARRAELEAVEAKELAAAQERADALKDVNVIMRAKSGDEGKLFGSIGTRDIAEALTNSGLEVDRSEVKLPEGAFRQVGEFNVDIQLHHDVTASILVTILSEDGDNEDQAATEEDDAE, encoded by the coding sequence ATGCAAGTTATTTTGTTACAGCGTATCGTCAACCTTGGTAAGCTCGGTGAGACTGTCGATGTGAAGCCAGGTTACGGACGTAACTTTCTTATCCCTCAGGGCAAAGCCCTTCCTGCTACTGCTGCCAACATCGAGAAGTTTGAAGCTCGTCGCGCAGAATTAGAAGCTGTAGAAGCTAAAGAATTAGCTGCTGCCCAAGAACGTGCAGATGCGCTTAAAGACGTTAACGTCATTATGCGTGCTAAATCTGGCGACGAAGGCAAGCTATTCGGTTCTATCGGTACTCGCGATATCGCTGAAGCGCTAACCAACTCTGGTCTAGAAGTAGACCGCTCTGAAGTTAAGCTACCTGAAGGTGCTTTCCGTCAAGTTGGTGAATTCAACGTTGATATCCAGTTGCATCATGATGTAACAGCTAGCATCTTAGTTACCATTCTTTCTGAAGATGGTGATAACGAAGATCAAGCGGCTACTGAAGAAGATGACGCTGAATAA
- the rpsR gene encoding 30S ribosomal protein S18 has protein sequence MARFYRRRKFCRFTAEGITHIDYKDVELLKQYISDNGKIVPSRITGTSTKYQRQLATAIKQARYLSLLPYTDNHQ, from the coding sequence ATGGCACGTTTTTATCGCCGTCGTAAGTTCTGCCGTTTCACCGCAGAAGGTATTACCCACATCGATTATAAAGATGTAGAATTATTAAAGCAGTACATCAGTGACAATGGCAAGATCGTTCCTAGCCGCATCACTGGTACTTCTACTAAATATCAGCGTCAACTAGCGACTGCTATCAAGCAAGCTCGTTACCTTTCGCTATTACCGTATACTGACAACCATCAGTAA
- the rpsF gene encoding 30S ribosomal protein S6: MRHYEVVLIVHPDQSDQVVGMVERYIKLVQDNNGMIHRLEDWGRRQLAYPINKIHKAHYVLFNIECDGDTLAELEELFRYNDAIIRSLVMRRDDAITEESQLAKNADEKRARKANRRPDSDNRSDDDNDDDNDDTDDSSDD; this comes from the coding sequence ATGCGACATTATGAAGTGGTGTTAATTGTACACCCTGACCAAAGCGACCAAGTCGTTGGTATGGTTGAACGCTATATCAAATTGGTTCAAGACAACAACGGTATGATCCACCGTTTAGAAGATTGGGGCCGTCGTCAACTAGCCTACCCAATCAACAAGATCCACAAAGCTCATTATGTTTTATTTAACATTGAGTGTGATGGTGATACGTTGGCCGAGTTAGAAGAACTGTTCCGTTATAACGATGCCATCATCCGTAGCTTAGTTATGCGCCGCGATGACGCTATCACTGAAGAGTCTCAGTTAGCTAAGAACGCTGATGAAAAGCGTGCTCGTAAAGCTAACCGTCGTCCTGATTCAGACAACCGCTCTGATGATGACAATGATGACGACAACGATGACACTGACGATAGCAGTGACGACTAA
- a CDS encoding RDD family protein, translating to MQIFLARNNVQAGPYTLNQLNTMLATDEVSLDDLIWHEGMSQWQRLGDVTRNQRHYTPAGTSELISNSTPTVTNDTTNATTGDRVSLEQLYGKPPKPTASDTPAKPTANRNPISLGKPGSKPATKSALGAVIRTANGQSVVLAPVMSRILALAINGLLYLLSVMPLLLALTKLDIDMERFQDFTNFEAAYQYTVTLMQSIPDSTIIMSQAMMFGLFAIQLFLIVMRGQSLGKVITGIRVVDQTTHKLPSLGSRLGIRTFLLIIIYNLVFSLTNFLGFALIALHYFMVSKSPENIGWHDKLAKTLVVKADNKQLEKTVKK from the coding sequence ATGCAGATATTTCTCGCACGTAATAATGTCCAAGCAGGACCCTATACTTTAAACCAGCTGAACACTATGCTGGCCACCGATGAGGTCTCATTAGATGACCTTATATGGCATGAAGGCATGTCACAATGGCAGCGTTTAGGGGATGTCACTCGCAATCAACGACACTATACCCCTGCCGGTACTTCTGAGCTAATCTCAAACTCAACGCCTACTGTGACTAATGATACTACTAACGCTACGACGGGCGACCGCGTAAGTTTAGAGCAGCTATATGGTAAGCCGCCCAAACCTACAGCTTCGGATACTCCAGCTAAACCTACAGCCAATCGCAACCCTATTTCTTTAGGTAAGCCAGGCAGTAAGCCTGCGACAAAATCGGCTTTAGGCGCAGTTATCAGAACCGCCAATGGGCAATCCGTAGTTTTAGCGCCGGTGATGTCACGGATATTAGCTTTGGCCATTAATGGCTTGTTGTATTTATTATCCGTCATGCCGTTGTTGCTTGCTTTAACCAAGCTCGACATTGATATGGAGCGCTTCCAAGATTTCACTAATTTTGAAGCCGCTTATCAATATACTGTTACCTTGATGCAAAGCATTCCTGATTCGACGATTATTATGTCGCAGGCTATGATGTTTGGGCTGTTTGCTATTCAACTGTTTTTAATTGTGATGCGGGGCCAATCGTTAGGTAAAGTGATTACCGGGATTCGCGTGGTAGATCAAACGACGCATAAGCTGCCTTCTTTGGGCAGTCGGCTGGGTATTCGCACATTTTTACTCATTATTATTTATAATCTTGTTTTTAGCTTAACCAACTTTTTAGGTTTTGCCTTGATTGCCCTCCACTACTTTATGGTCTCCAAGAGCCCAGAGAATATCGGTTGGCATGATAAATTAGCCAAAACCTTAGTGGTAAAAGCAGATAACAAACAGCTTGAAAAAACGGTTAAGAAGTAG
- the ppsA gene encoding phosphoenolpyruvate synthase: MTSATAQVITLDKLGKDDIERVGGKNASLGEMISHLSELGVSVPGGFATTSEAFNRFLIDTGLIDKINSELDDLDVNDVNKLSETGKKIRGWIIDQELPSDLEQEVRAAFSEMSAGEDIAVAVRSSATAEDLPDASFAGQQESFLNIRGIDNVLIAIKEVFASLYNDRAIAYRVHKGFKHAGVALSAGVQRMVRSETGASGVMFTLDTESGFDEVVFITASYGLGEMVVQGAVNPDEFYLSKHLLKEGRPAIIRRNLGSKHKKMIYGDEGSTTKSTKIVDVEKQERMQFALTTEELVELSKQALVIEEHYGHAMDIEWAKDGDNGKIYIVQARPETVKSRQDSNIMERYVINTGDAKVLCEGRSIGQRIGAGKVRIIDDINEMDKVQDGDILVSDMTDPDWEPVMKRASAIITNRGGRTCHAAIIARELGVPAIVGCGNATELLVDGQDVTVSCAEGDTGFIYEGQLDFEVQTNSIESMPDLAFKIMMNVGNPDRAFSFAQMPNQGVGLARLEFIINRMIGVHPKALLNMNSLPREVSQAINERIAGYASPVDFYVDKLVEGISTLAVAFRKQPVIVRMSDFKSNEYANLIGGKLYEPSEENPMLGFRGASRYVSDNFRDCFELECQALKRVRDDMGLTNVKIMIPFVRTTNEAKKVIELLEKNGLKRGVNGLEIIMMCELPTNALLAEEFLEHFDGFSIGSNDLTQLTLGLDRDSGIVSHLFDERDPAVKKLLSMAISACRKQGKYIGICGQGPSDHPDLAMWLMEQGITSVSLNPDSVLDTWFFLAGETAK, translated from the coding sequence ATGACATCAGCCACAGCGCAAGTAATCACCCTCGATAAATTAGGCAAAGATGACATCGAAAGAGTGGGCGGCAAAAATGCTTCACTAGGTGAAATGATCAGTCATTTATCAGAACTTGGTGTGAGCGTTCCAGGCGGTTTTGCAACAACCTCTGAAGCATTTAACAGATTTTTGATAGACACGGGTCTTATCGACAAGATCAATAGTGAGCTAGATGACTTAGATGTGAATGATGTCAACAAGCTTTCAGAAACCGGCAAAAAAATTCGTGGCTGGATTATCGACCAAGAGTTGCCAAGCGATCTTGAACAAGAAGTGCGTGCAGCATTCAGTGAAATGAGCGCTGGCGAAGACATCGCTGTAGCTGTCCGCTCTTCAGCGACTGCCGAAGATTTACCAGATGCCTCATTTGCAGGTCAGCAAGAGTCTTTCTTGAATATCCGTGGTATCGATAACGTTCTTATTGCTATTAAAGAAGTCTTTGCTTCTCTATATAACGACCGTGCTATCGCCTACCGTGTCCATAAAGGCTTTAAGCATGCGGGCGTTGCCTTGTCTGCAGGCGTTCAGCGCATGGTTCGCTCTGAAACTGGCGCTTCTGGTGTTATGTTCACGCTAGATACCGAAAGTGGTTTTGATGAAGTGGTCTTTATCACTGCCAGCTATGGTCTGGGTGAAATGGTCGTGCAAGGCGCGGTTAACCCTGACGAATTCTACCTATCTAAGCACCTGCTAAAAGAAGGCCGTCCTGCAATCATCCGTCGTAACTTAGGCAGCAAGCATAAGAAAATGATTTACGGTGATGAAGGTAGCACGACTAAGTCTACTAAAATCGTTGACGTAGAAAAGCAAGAGCGTATGCAGTTTGCCCTAACGACTGAAGAGTTAGTGGAACTGTCTAAACAAGCGCTAGTGATCGAAGAGCATTACGGCCATGCGATGGATATCGAATGGGCAAAAGACGGCGACAACGGTAAAATTTATATCGTACAAGCGCGTCCTGAAACCGTTAAGAGTCGTCAAGACAGCAACATCATGGAGCGTTATGTCATCAATACTGGCGATGCCAAAGTATTGTGTGAAGGTCGCTCAATCGGTCAGCGTATCGGAGCTGGTAAAGTCCGCATCATCGATGACATCAACGAGATGGACAAAGTACAAGACGGTGATATCTTAGTTTCTGACATGACGGATCCGGATTGGGAACCAGTAATGAAGCGCGCTTCAGCCATCATCACGAACCGTGGTGGTCGTACTTGTCACGCTGCTATTATCGCTCGTGAGCTAGGCGTCCCTGCTATCGTAGGTTGTGGTAATGCGACTGAGCTGTTAGTAGACGGTCAAGACGTAACGGTTTCTTGTGCAGAAGGCGATACTGGCTTTATCTACGAAGGTCAGCTCGACTTTGAAGTACAGACCAACTCTATCGAATCTATGCCTGACCTAGCGTTCAAAATCATGATGAACGTGGGTAACCCTGACCGTGCGTTCTCATTCGCGCAAATGCCAAACCAAGGTGTTGGTCTAGCCCGTCTTGAGTTCATCATCAACCGTATGATTGGTGTGCATCCAAAAGCGCTATTGAACATGAATAGCCTACCGCGTGAAGTGTCACAAGCTATCAACGAGCGTATCGCTGGCTATGCTTCACCAGTTGATTTCTATGTTGATAAATTGGTCGAAGGTATCTCTACCCTAGCCGTCGCTTTCCGTAAGCAGCCTGTCATCGTCCGTATGTCTGACTTTAAGTCAAACGAATACGCCAACTTGATCGGTGGTAAGCTATATGAGCCATCAGAAGAAAACCCAATGTTGGGCTTCCGTGGCGCTAGCCGTTATGTGTCTGACAACTTCCGTGACTGTTTTGAGCTTGAGTGCCAAGCGCTAAAACGCGTCCGTGATGACATGGGCTTAACCAACGTCAAGATTATGATTCCTTTCGTTCGTACGACTAATGAAGCCAAAAAAGTCATCGAATTGCTTGAGAAAAACGGTCTAAAACGTGGTGTAAATGGTCTAGAAATCATCATGATGTGTGAGCTACCAACCAACGCCCTATTGGCTGAAGAGTTCCTTGAGCACTTCGATGGCTTCTCAATCGGTTCGAACGATTTGACTCAGTTGACCTTAGGTCTAGACCGTGATTCAGGTATCGTCTCACACCTATTTGATGAGCGTGATCCTGCGGTTAAAAAGCTATTGTCTATGGCGATCTCAGCTTGCCGTAAACAAGGTAAATATATCGGTATCTGTGGTCAAGGCCCATCAGACCATCCAGATCTAGCGATGTGGCTCATGGAGCAAGGCATCACTTCAGTGTCACTAAACCCTGACTCTGTCTTGGATACTTGGTTCTTCTTAGCCGGTGAGACTGCGAAATAA
- the ppsR gene encoding posphoenolpyruvate synthetase regulatory kinase/phosphorylase PpsR, whose translation MPESIKNAQPKPTIQNRHALTLNNSETLRSAFFISDGTAITAETLGRSILSQFASVPFETRVLPYVDSIERAEEAVEQINLAYQRDGLLPLVFDTIVSNEIREKVNSAQACNLDMYEGLIGRIADEIGIEPDGHSGHAHDRVDSETYKSRIDAVHFALDNDDGARTRHYDMADIILVGVSRSGKTPTSLYLALQFGIRAANYPLTEDDLYDNQLPKSLREHKDKLFGLMIDTDRLVRIRHERRANSRYSSYQQVQQEQRAIQGIYITHGIPSIDVSEMSVEEIATRILQMTGLKRRIG comes from the coding sequence ATGCCTGAATCTATCAAAAACGCCCAACCGAAACCCACTATTCAAAATCGCCACGCTTTAACTTTGAACAATTCAGAAACTTTGCGCAGTGCTTTTTTTATCTCGGATGGCACAGCTATTACGGCTGAGACCTTAGGTCGGTCTATCTTAAGCCAGTTTGCCTCGGTGCCTTTTGAGACTCGAGTATTGCCTTATGTGGACTCAATTGAGCGGGCAGAGGAAGCGGTTGAGCAAATCAACTTGGCGTACCAACGCGATGGTTTGCTGCCTTTGGTATTCGATACCATCGTCAGCAATGAGATTCGCGAAAAGGTGAATTCAGCCCAAGCGTGCAATTTAGATATGTATGAAGGTTTGATCGGCCGTATCGCTGATGAGATTGGCATTGAGCCAGATGGTCACTCGGGTCATGCCCATGATCGCGTAGACTCAGAGACCTACAAATCTCGTATTGATGCGGTGCACTTTGCGCTCGATAATGACGATGGTGCGCGGACGCGGCACTATGATATGGCAGATATTATCCTAGTCGGAGTCTCACGCTCGGGCAAAACGCCAACCTCGTTATATTTGGCGCTGCAATTCGGCATTAGAGCGGCGAACTATCCGCTGACCGAAGATGACTTATACGACAACCAACTGCCTAAATCATTGCGCGAGCATAAAGACAAGCTCTTTGGCCTGATGATTGATACCGATAGATTGGTGAGAATTCGTCATGAGCGCCGTGCCAATAGCCGCTATTCGAGCTATCAGCAAGTGCAACAAGAACAACGCGCTATTCAAGGTATTTATATCACTCATGGCATCCCTAGTATTGATGTTTCAGAGATGTCAGTTGAAGAGATTGCCACTCGTATCTTACAAATGACGGGATTAAAACGCCGTATTGGTTAA
- the sthA gene encoding Si-specific NAD(P)(+) transhydrogenase has protein sequence MAKKRKEDDTNNTGENSTTEVSNKDSGAAPVTMPEVTTPQDTKEKVEQTHEQASDHLYHPNLISPLDGDRININSGFTKDSQRIKRDNHQYEYDAVVIGAGPAGEAAAMKLAKSGKKVVVVDPRDQVGGNCTHVGTIPSKALRQSVFNLINFRRDPMFTQAMDYQQVPLNKVLANARQVVRRQVNTHARFYERNQIEVLHGWASFVDGHTLKVDHDDNNGFDLITFNKAIITVGSRPYRPDILDFDHPRVFDSDKILQMDYVVKKIIIYGAGVIGCEYASIFTGLGYKVDLINNKDQLLSYLDGEISDSLSHDFRQFGVLIRNNEEIDHLETHDDCVILHLKSGKKIKSDAILWCNGRSGNTEGLNLEAVGLEANSRGQLKVDDTYRTEIDNIYAAGDVIGWPSLASAAYDQGRCAAAFMVGDKDAEPVSSVPTGIYTIPEISSIGKTEQELTDEQIPYEVGQAFFKHLARAQIIGERTGVLKILFHRETLEILGIHCYGNHASEIIHIGQAVMKCNNTLEYFVNTTFNYPTMAEAYRVAALNGLNRIF, from the coding sequence ATGGCTAAGAAACGCAAAGAAGACGACACCAACAATACCGGTGAGAACAGCACTACTGAAGTCTCCAATAAAGACAGTGGGGCCGCGCCAGTAACCATGCCTGAGGTGACTACTCCGCAGGATACCAAAGAGAAGGTTGAACAGACCCACGAGCAAGCGTCAGACCACCTATACCACCCCAACTTAATCAGTCCGCTAGATGGCGATCGTATCAATATCAACTCAGGTTTCACCAAAGACTCACAGCGGATCAAAAGAGACAACCATCAATACGAATACGATGCTGTAGTCATTGGAGCAGGTCCTGCCGGTGAAGCTGCGGCCATGAAGCTGGCCAAATCGGGCAAAAAAGTCGTCGTCGTAGACCCGCGCGATCAAGTGGGCGGTAACTGTACGCATGTAGGGACTATCCCTAGTAAGGCATTGCGCCAATCGGTGTTTAACTTAATTAACTTCCGCCGCGACCCTATGTTTACCCAAGCGATGGATTATCAACAAGTCCCGTTGAATAAAGTCTTGGCCAATGCGCGCCAAGTCGTCCGTCGTCAGGTCAATACCCATGCTAGATTCTATGAGCGCAATCAGATTGAAGTGTTGCATGGTTGGGCGAGCTTCGTCGATGGTCATACGCTAAAAGTAGATCATGATGATAATAATGGTTTTGACCTAATTACCTTTAATAAAGCCATTATCACGGTGGGCAGCCGACCTTATCGCCCTGATATTTTAGACTTTGATCATCCGCGTGTGTTTGACTCTGACAAAATCTTGCAGATGGATTATGTGGTCAAAAAAATCATCATTTATGGGGCTGGCGTGATCGGTTGTGAATACGCCTCTATCTTTACCGGTCTAGGCTATAAAGTGGATTTGATTAACAATAAAGACCAACTGCTTAGCTATTTAGATGGCGAAATTAGTGATTCGTTATCGCATGACTTTAGACAGTTTGGCGTGTTAATTCGTAATAACGAAGAGATTGACCATCTTGAAACCCATGATGACTGCGTAATCTTACATCTAAAAAGTGGTAAGAAAATCAAGTCAGACGCTATCCTTTGGTGTAATGGTCGCTCGGGCAACACGGAAGGTCTCAACTTAGAGGCAGTAGGCTTAGAGGCCAATAGTCGTGGTCAGCTCAAAGTCGATGATACTTATCGTACAGAAATCGATAATATCTATGCGGCCGGTGATGTTATCGGTTGGCCTTCATTAGCCTCAGCTGCCTATGACCAAGGCCGCTGTGCTGCAGCGTTTATGGTGGGTGATAAAGACGCTGAGCCAGTATCTAGCGTGCCGACAGGTATTTACACTATCCCTGAAATCTCTAGTATCGGTAAGACCGAGCAAGAGCTGACGGATGAGCAAATCCCTTATGAAGTCGGGCAAGCTTTCTTTAAACACCTAGCGCGTGCACAAATTATCGGTGAGCGTACCGGGGTATTAAAGATACTTTTCCATCGTGAGACCTTAGAAATCTTAGGTATCCATTGCTATGGTAATCACGCCTCAGAGATTATCCATATTGGGCAGGCGGTCATGAAGTGCAACAATACCTTGGAATACTTCGTGAATACGACCTTTAACTATCCAACTATGGCAGAAGCCTATCGAGTGGCTGCTTTAAATGGTCTGAATCGTATCTTCTAA
- a CDS encoding ABC transporter permease produces MSDHPKDMPTNDPLANTTKDSAAPENKDGNTNVPATETANLETANPLKPQEEIDAKPDGTAANSNNLSASNLELGELALGDLEIGELEIGELAIGNLNIGDLTGDESAINELETNDLVPILNVPSASNAASEQALPASLATDADLSANSDLDSPVIVIHSTDSLIDNAPVPNVTSVDAPANENLTKNLAENSSDATELNKTEDSPAPIQLTKEPEVTATSATIITASSLLTAAKGTIKEDAIDEHFIKDNAIQADSAKDSQGIADTVSAVPIVDAAEVNQTAHNADAEPFAPVAPITVDGSIDAYDNDNANANQGFFSAFLQTLAAVFKDKGVLLMIIVAPIIYGFFYPWPYSAEVVNQVPVGVVDYDHSSLSNTLAQYAAASPQLETHPFLNEQAAIEAIWRDEIAGYMIIPSGLEKKVKSSQAASVTVIGNGGYLLLNKNVQIGFLKAVSTVSAGIEIKKSVAQGAYSATAQANTQAVPLHITPLYNQSEGYGAYVVPGVSILILQQTLMMGTALLISTLYEQRRHYTSARGWLGRIFALSFLGFIMGCFYYGWVFDIHDYARGENLIGSLVFLAVYFPAVAALGCLLGLWFRERERGLQILIVSSLPIFFVSDYPWPADQLPTVLQYLRWFIPSSAGINTSVQLNQMGASLTQVMPKLFILVALFVFYYTALLLLESSRKRRALP; encoded by the coding sequence ATGTCTGACCATCCTAAAGATATGCCTACTAACGACCCGCTTGCTAATACTACTAAAGACTCAGCAGCGCCTGAAAATAAAGACGGCAATACTAACGTGCCGGCTACAGAAACCGCTAACTTAGAAACTGCAAACCCTCTTAAACCACAAGAGGAGATTGATGCTAAACCAGATGGTACAGCAGCTAATAGCAATAATTTAAGCGCTAGTAATTTAGAGCTCGGCGAATTAGCGCTTGGCGATTTAGAAATTGGCGAATTGGAAATTGGTGAATTAGCTATTGGTAATTTGAATATTGGCGACTTAACTGGCGACGAATCCGCTATTAATGAGCTTGAGACTAATGACTTAGTACCGATATTAAACGTACCAAGCGCATCAAATGCAGCAAGCGAGCAAGCCCTACCAGCCTCACTCGCTACTGACGCTGATTTAAGCGCAAATTCTGACCTAGATAGCCCTGTTATAGTTATTCATTCTACGGATAGCCTAATAGATAATGCGCCGGTGCCAAACGTAACCTCTGTGGATGCCCCTGCTAATGAAAACCTAACAAAGAATCTAGCAGAGAATAGTAGCGACGCCACTGAGCTAAATAAGACTGAAGACTCGCCTGCCCCTATCCAGCTAACAAAAGAGCCAGAAGTAACAGCCACGAGCGCCACTATAATTACTGCCAGCTCGCTATTGACCGCTGCAAAAGGGACTATTAAAGAAGACGCTATTGACGAGCACTTTATTAAAGATAACGCTATTCAAGCTGACAGCGCTAAAGATAGCCAAGGTATAGCAGATACGGTTAGCGCGGTGCCTATAGTCGATGCTGCAGAGGTTAATCAAACAGCTCATAACGCTGATGCTGAGCCTTTTGCTCCCGTTGCTCCTATTACTGTTGATGGCTCAATAGATGCATACGACAATGACAATGCCAATGCAAACCAAGGGTTTTTTAGTGCGTTTCTCCAGACTTTAGCCGCCGTCTTTAAAGATAAAGGCGTGCTGCTAATGATTATCGTCGCCCCAATTATCTATGGCTTTTTCTATCCGTGGCCTTATTCCGCGGAAGTCGTCAATCAAGTCCCCGTCGGCGTGGTTGATTATGACCATAGCAGCCTATCTAATACGTTGGCGCAATACGCAGCCGCCAGTCCTCAGTTAGAGACCCATCCCTTTCTTAACGAACAGGCTGCAATTGAAGCCATATGGCGGGATGAGATTGCAGGCTATATGATTATTCCGTCTGGCCTAGAGAAAAAAGTAAAGTCCAGTCAAGCCGCTTCGGTGACCGTAATCGGTAACGGCGGCTATTTATTATTAAATAAGAACGTGCAAATAGGCTTCTTAAAAGCCGTCAGTACCGTTTCTGCAGGCATAGAAATCAAAAAAAGCGTGGCTCAAGGCGCTTACTCTGCGACGGCACAAGCCAATACCCAAGCCGTACCATTACACATTACCCCGTTATATAATCAGTCTGAAGGCTATGGCGCTTACGTGGTCCCAGGCGTATCTATTCTCATCCTACAGCAGACCCTTATGATGGGCACCGCCCTACTCATCAGTACGCTCTATGAGCAGCGTCGCCATTATACCAGCGCGCGCGGTTGGCTCGGTCGTATCTTTGCGCTGAGCTTTTTAGGGTTTATCATGGGTTGTTTTTATTACGGTTGGGTTTTTGATATCCATGACTATGCTCGCGGTGAAAATCTGATAGGCAGCCTAGTCTTTTTAGCGGTTTATTTCCCTGCCGTAGCGGCATTAGGCTGTCTATTAGGCTTGTGGTTCCGTGAGCGTGAGCGCGGTCTACAGATATTAATTGTCAGCTCCTTACCGATATTTTTCGTCAGTGATTACCCTTGGCCCGCCGACCAATTGCCTACCGTTTTACAATATTTAAGATGGTTTATCCCTTCTAGTGCCGGTATTAATACTTCTGTACAGCTTAATCAAATGGGCGCCAGTCTCACGCAAGTCATGCCCAAATTATTTATCTTGGTAGCGTTATTCGTCTTCTATTACACGGCGCTATTGCTGTTAGAATCGAGTCGCAAACGTCGCGCGCTGCCTTAA
- a CDS encoding ABC transporter permease, whose amino-acid sequence MSASSSQRPEKSAHYPTILLAFLRSAKYERRILTYNRWDFSLVFWIPLLVIFLVWWVFSRSQIVDLPIGVIDYDHGPVASTLVRYLDASPDVSVAAQYGSPAEAKQAILAREIYGVVIIPPDFQRSVLSAKPAPIVLQVNAQYGTHSGIIQKGVQSVVGTVSAGTEMQRLVKQGTATSQVNAAYSPITIQRVSLYNATTDYQLFLASTVLPAILHILAMIIGATTVGRELRDHKIDIWYHYISQKSNTLPSHYLTSSPATAVTPTSSADSPIPTPHNNVAIKGASLPLLIAGLNGKLIWPMLAYSLWGAVALTLANEIHPVNFSALALTYGCLLLLLMVSFWLGAIITLATFSLRVGLSATGFISAPSYAFAGVTFPYIAINDSAKYWTDALPLTHYLKLHIAQLQMGAPVLISLPIVYGFIVATFIMLLLTALLTKRALARPDRWGAR is encoded by the coding sequence ATGTCTGCCTCTAGCTCGCAGCGTCCCGAAAAATCGGCACATTACCCTACTATTTTGCTCGCTTTTTTACGCAGTGCGAAGTATGAGCGCCGTATTCTGACGTATAACCGTTGGGACTTCTCCTTGGTCTTTTGGATTCCGTTGCTAGTCATCTTTTTAGTCTGGTGGGTGTTTTCTCGCTCACAGATTGTCGATTTGCCTATTGGGGTTATTGATTATGACCATGGTCCCGTCGCCTCGACGCTAGTGCGCTACCTAGATGCCAGTCCTGATGTCAGTGTCGCTGCCCAATATGGCTCGCCTGCTGAAGCTAAACAAGCCATACTCGCGCGTGAGATTTACGGCGTCGTTATCATTCCACCAGACTTTCAACGCAGCGTTTTATCCGCTAAGCCGGCGCCTATAGTGCTGCAAGTAAATGCGCAATATGGGACGCATTCGGGCATTATCCAAAAAGGCGTTCAGTCCGTTGTGGGGACTGTCTCGGCAGGTACCGAGATGCAGCGCTTGGTCAAACAAGGGACTGCCACTAGCCAAGTCAATGCCGCCTATTCGCCTATTACCATCCAGCGCGTCAGCTTGTATAACGCGACTACCGACTACCAGTTGTTTTTAGCCTCGACTGTGTTGCCTGCTATTTTGCACATACTAGCCATGATTATTGGAGCGACTACGGTAGGCCGCGAGCTGCGCGACCATAAAATAGATATTTGGTACCATTATATTTCGCAGAAGTCTAATACTCTGCCCTCGCACTACCTTACTTCATCGCCTGCCACTGCTGTAACGCCAACGTCGTCCGCTGATAGTCCCATCCCTACCCCTCATAATAATGTCGCCATCAAAGGAGCTAGTCTGCCCTTATTGATTGCCGGTCTAAACGGTAAACTGATTTGGCCAATGCTAGCCTATAGTTTGTGGGGAGCAGTCGCTTTGACATTAGCGAATGAGATTCATCCAGTGAATTTTTCTGCCTTAGCTTTGACTTATGGTTGTCTATTGCTGTTGCTAATGGTGTCATTTTGGTTGGGCGCTATTATTACTTTAGCCACCTTTTCTCTACGGGTTGGTCTTTCTGCGACGGGTTTTATTTCTGCCCCTTCCTATGCTTTTGCGGGCGTGACTTTTCCTTATATCGCGATTAATGACAGTGCCAAATATTGGACCGATGCTTTACCGCTGACCCATTACCTGAAGCTGCATATTGCGCAGTTACAGATGGGCGCTCCCGTACTCATCTCGTTACCTATCGTCTATGGTTTCATAGTTGCCACCTTTATCATGCTGCTATTGACCGCCTTATTAACGAAACGAGCGCTTGCCCGCCCTGACCGTTGGGGAGCCCGCTAA